TTGTAGCAACGAACGAATTGGGTCAAGTTGTGGCCAAATCAGGTCTTTGGGTCTTCAGGCCTTCTCGATTCGGGCAAGAAGCGACGAACAATGGCGTTGGCCAAAAAGGGGCTTGATTCACGAAGGATATCGAGGAAATCGCAATATGAgatcaaatcaactcaaaatCTACAAGAATTTCGGAGGAGATCTCTCTAGGGTTTTTAGATGATTTTGGAAAGAAGCAAGGAGCAGCCGCACGACTTTCTcttctgccttttctctttggctttttttttttaaaagcaaaacGACGACGTTTTGCTCTCCGGTGCCATGTCAGCGTCGGCAACGCCGACCGGCGCTGACTAGAATGCCACATCAGATTTTTCCAACTATGcatggccggatggactgaactggaacaaaaacaaaaggtttaggactaaattggccaaaaaaaaaagtttaggattgaattggcacaattgcaataggtttaggacttttttggtaattttccccttCTAGATGCATAATCGAACCAACGAACCTATAAATTTGATGTTTACGAGTCACTTGACCTCTAGGTTATCATTTGATTTCCCCATGACATCAGAATTTAGGCATTAAGATCATTATGGCTCACTCCAACCTATGAATGGGAAGACCCTAAGCCATAGACTATGGGACGGATTTTTCAGAAACTGCATTTTGCTTATGATTTTCACCTTTTACTCTTGAAACTGAAAACCCAGATTACGTAAGGGCAAGGCACTGCATGACCCACCATCAATTAAATATTAGTGAAAGAAGAATGACACAAGGCAACGGTTCATAGCTAGAAGATTGAAGTGACCATGAGCAACCATCACTTAGTAGATctcttgagaaagaaaatgtgaaGTTCAAAATGAATTGATGTTTGGATATCCCATCTTGTTGTAATACTGCTCGGATGAAACTTTTCTTGTATATAAGTGATGACTTCTAATCATTCTACCTGAatttcaagggaaaaaaacaataataataagttttttctcatattcatattgtataacattttttttcctttcaaaacaaaaaatgccCTTAATCTACATATTTATGTCCAAATGGGTTTTATCTCACTTTTTGACTTCCCATTTCGCAGTCAGTTACGTattactttaatattttaatgtaatttcacttgaaagagaacaatggaaaacaggccaaagaaagagattatagacaaaagaaaaggcctATCATATTTCATCGTTACTATAGAGCAACAACTAGTTTCATCCTTTTCTTAACttcttcttttataattttgaataaatgttTGTTTAATCATTGAAATTATAAGAAGATACTATTTGATGTttgctttttggaaaataattataacAATTAAAAAACATGTCTCTGAATATTTTATCGCTCCATGCAATTAAAAAATCTTGTTACTATCGATTAGGAGAACTATTTtgttttagttttagtttttGAAGGCCAAGCTACCGTCTGTTCCATTTAGTTGCTTTCGCTTTTATGCAAGTAttctcttgaatttttgggcTATCATTCAAGCGACAATTTCAAtatggaaaaatcaaaatatttttttttttatcaaaataaattattagtattttttgtgaaaataaaggaaatgtTTAAAACAGAAAAGGGGATGAAATTGACCAAAACACGCGCTGGTCCGGGCTTGGCATGTGGGTCGGAAAGGCCAGGCCTGCCCAGCTTGACACTCCAGGCACATAAGTTGTGCTTGACGTGACACGAGAAGGCGTCGAGCTTGGTGTGCCCTACCAAAGCCTAAGCACATGCCTTGGTTTGAAGGAAACAATGTTTGTCACGGGCAAATCTACCAACTCTCAAGACAATGTTTCTACTAGGAGAACATAGCATAGGTGTTATGCCATCCATAGTCCGACACGAGTGTGACTCAGAAAGCTCAAAAGAAGTTcaggaattttatttcagatCCATACACACTGCCATCGAAACGAAATAGCCGTGTACAAATTAAGATGACACTATGCCCAAATCCTACGATCAGCACCTTATTTTCTTGTCAAGGAAGTGACAACTTGATCTTGTTGAGCTTAACCACGACAGTTTCCATGTCCATTCTTTCCTCAGGCAAGTCCTTTGAACATTCTAGTCCTAACTCTAGGATTGATAAGACTATGCTCTCGAGTTCCAAAAGTGTCAGATCTTCAAGATTCGTGCTAAGGAGTTCACTATCCATGACATCAAGCATTCTATCTGGAATCGCTGCACCTACCCATTGCCTCAAGCTCATATTCGCATCAAACGTTTCACCGGTTGGCTTCTTCCTAGTAATCACTTCCAACAACAATATGCTGAAACTGTAGACGTCTCCTTTTGTCGAGACTTTTCCTTCCAAACCGTACTCTGCAAGCATCATAGTTTGTGCAATAAAAACATCAGCCAtcgatattttttctttctaggaCATAAGTAATAAGATTGAGAGGCAAGTGTTAATATATCTCTATTATATTATACCATTATAATCACAATCAAAGGATTGAATTAGCTAAAATTCAACAAATGTACCTGGAGCAATGTAACCAACTGTGACGAGAGTTCGAGTTTGTGTTTCAACCTTGTTATCAGCCAAAATCTTTGCGATTCCAAAGTCACAGACTTGCACTACCAAGTCCTCATTTAGAAGAACATTGCTAGGCTTCAAATCACAATGCACAATGGGTTCCGATTGGCCATGGTGGAGATAATCAACTGCTGTTGCGACGTTGACCATTATCTTCACTCGTTGATGGATGCCTAAGTTGTAGTTGTTGGAGTATAGCCACTTCTCCAAACTCCCATTGGGCATGTATTGCAGCACCAGAGCTCTCAGATTAGCATTTGTGCAAGAGGTAATCACCTTGATGAGATTTCGGTGCCGGATCTTGCGAAAAATCTCGCATTCTatgtcaaaacttttcaagGCGCCTTCAATATGGAGATTCAGTACTTTGACAGCGACGCCTTCAAGGTGGGACTTGCAAAGTTTGCAAGGTGGGACCTGCTGAAAATTTTTTAAAGGGCCCGCCTTTAGGAATTTCTCCTAATAGCTTATT
This genomic stretch from Eucalyptus grandis isolate ANBG69807.140 chromosome 3, ASM1654582v1, whole genome shotgun sequence harbors:
- the LOC120291854 gene encoding receptor kinase-like protein Xa21, whose amino-acid sequence is MDSLQKLQVLYLGLNNLTGTIPRTIGNMSSLHFLDVPFNYIGGDIPSEIGKLVNLEDLGLQRNLLTGKVPQEVPPCKLCKSHLEGVAVKVLNLHIEGALKSFDIECEIFRKIRHRNLIKVITSCTNANLRALVLQYMPNGSLEKWLYSNNYNLGIHQRVKIMVNVATAVDYLHHGQSEPIVHCDLKPSNVLLNEDLVVQVCDFGIAKILADNKVETQTRTLVTVGYIAPEYGLEGKVSTKGDVYSFSILLLEVITRKKPTGETFDANMSLRQWVGAAIPDRMLDVMDSELLSTNLEDLTLLELESIVLSILELGLECSKDLPEERMDMETVVVKLNKIKLSLP